The sequence GCCGTAAGTGGGAGAAGGAGCTGGACTATCGGCTCAAGAAGGAGCTCTGGTGCTATCTCGACAACCGAATCGCGGTGCGCTTCGAATACGAATGGCACGATGCCGAAGGCCAGTGGTTCCGCTCCTACGGAAACGAAATGTGGGAATTCGCGGAGAACGGCTTGATGCGCCGGCGCTATGCCAGCATCAACGATCTTCCCATCGCCGAACAGGACCGGAAATTCCGCTGGCCACGGTAACGTAGGTATCGGGATTCCACCCATGAGCACCAGCCGTTTCGCTTTGCAACGCTTCCTGACCGACCTCCTCCGGCCCCAGGACTTCACCGATTACGGCCCCAACGGCCTGCAGATCGAGGGGGCGGAGACGATCGAGCGGATCGCCTTCGCCGTTTCCGCGACGGCCCAATCCGCGCTCCTGGCCGCCGAAGGCCGTGCCCAGGCGCTCATCGTGCACCACGGGCTGTTCTGGAACAGCCAGGGCCCTCGGCCCTTGACCGGTCCCTTCGCCCGGCGGGTATTCCCGTTGGTGCGCAACCACATCAATCTGTTCGCCTACCATCTTCCCCTCGACGCCCATCCGGAAGTGGGCAACGCCGCTCGGCTGGCGCACGCCCTGGAGATGGTCGAACTGAAGCCGTTCGGCGACCCCGGCGGCCAACCCCTCGGGATGCGCGGCCAGCTCCCGGAGCCCATGACCGCCCTGGCCCTACGGGACCGCCTGGCGACAGTGCTGGAACACCCCGTGCTCATGGCTTCCCCGGAAGAACACGCGCTGGTGCGCAGCGCCGGCATCATCACCGGGGGCGCCAACCGCCACTGGCCGCTGGCCCTTGAGGCCGGGTTGGACGCCTACATCACCGGGGAAATGAGCGAGCACGATTGGCACGAAAGCCGTGAGG is a genomic window of Candidatus Methylocalor cossyra containing:
- a CDS encoding nuclear transport factor 2 family protein, translating into MEARPPLPPFTLETALQKVQAAEDAWNSRDPARVALAYTPDSEWRNRSEFFVGRAAIEDFLRRKWEKELDYRLKKELWCYLDNRIAVRFEYEWHDAEGQWFRSYGNEMWEFAENGLMRRRYASINDLPIAEQDRKFRWPR
- a CDS encoding Nif3-like dinuclear metal center hexameric protein, with product MSTSRFALQRFLTDLLRPQDFTDYGPNGLQIEGAETIERIAFAVSATAQSALLAAEGRAQALIVHHGLFWNSQGPRPLTGPFARRVFPLVRNHINLFAYHLPLDAHPEVGNAARLAHALEMVELKPFGDPGGQPLGMRGQLPEPMTALALRDRLATVLEHPVLMASPEEHALVRSAGIITGGANRHWPLALEAGLDAYITGEMSEHDWHESREAGLHMYAGGHNATERFGIQALMEKVRSAFEVECFFIASDNPA